One window of Misgurnus anguillicaudatus chromosome 13, ASM2758022v2, whole genome shotgun sequence genomic DNA carries:
- the LOC141369262 gene encoding uncharacterized protein isoform X2, translating into MEVETSLPSPPPPPDGSTAPVAPPQPQTPPQPQTPPQPQPSSSSQQSNEMELTSIMARLCLTETDIKAQPSPPDGSTAPVASPQTPPHPQTPPHPQSPPQPQTPPQPQTPPQPQTPPQPQTPPQPQTPPQPQTPPQPQPSSSSQQSNEMELTSIMARLCLTETDIKAQHSSPHGLLADVTPPQAQLSPPHKQAPPPASPPQCRAFKRPPPPSQDEMKPTPKTDSRNRLSAEVTPPPAQTPSSAQQNKADTAVADCSSVSQ; encoded by the exons ATGGAGGTGGAGACTAGTTTACCATCTCC accTCCACCTCCAGATGGGTCAACCGCTCCGGTTGCCCCTCCTCAGCCCCAGACGCCTCCTCAGCCCCAGACGCCTCCTCAGCCCCAGCCATCTTCATCCTCTCAG cAAAGTAATGAGATGGAGTTGACATCAATAATGGCCAGACTCTGTCTCACGGAAACTGATATTAAagctca aCCTTCACCTCCGGATGGGTCAACCGCTCCGGTTGCGTCTCCCCAGACGCCTCCTCATCCCCAAACGCCTCCTCATCCCCAATCGCCTCCTCAGCCCCAAACGCCTCCTCAGCCCCAAACGCCTCCTCAGCCCCAAACGCCTCCTCAGCCCCAGACGCCTCCTCAGCCCCAGACGCCTCCTCAGCCCCAGACGCCTCCTCAGCCCCAGCCGTCTTCATCCTCTCAG cAAAGTAATGAGATGGAGCTGACATCAATAATGGCCAGACTCTGTCTCACGGAAACTGATATTAAagctca acATTCATCTCCTCACGGGCTGTTGGCTGATGTCACGCCACCTCAGGCCca ACTTTCACCTCCTCACAAACAAGCGCCTCCTCCCGCCTCACCTCCACAGTGTCGCGCTTTTAAGCGTCCGCCTCCTCCGTCACAG GATGAGATGAAGCCGACGCCAAAGACGGACAGTCGGAATAGGCTGTCGGCTGAGGTCACGCCGCCTCCGGCCCAGACACCATCGTCCGCTCAG caaaataAAGCAGACACTGCCGTGGCCGACTGTTCTTCAGTTTCTCAGTAA
- the LOC141369262 gene encoding uncharacterized protein isoform X1, with amino-acid sequence MEVETSLPSPPPPPDGSTAPVAPPQPQTPPQPQTPPQPQPSSSSQQSNEMELTSIMARLCLTETDIKAQPSPPDGSTAPVASPQTPPHPQTPPHPQSPPQPQTPPQPQTPPQPQTPPQPQTPPQPQTPPQPQTPPQPQPSSSSQQSNEMELTSIMARLCLTETDIKAQHSSPHGLLADVTPPQAQLSPPHKQAPPPASPPQCRAFKRPPPPSQVDLNRSLQQNSIFILICFNIRVFNLQDEMKPTPKTDSRNRLSAEVTPPPAQTPSSAQQNKADTAVADCSSVSQ; translated from the exons ATGGAGGTGGAGACTAGTTTACCATCTCC accTCCACCTCCAGATGGGTCAACCGCTCCGGTTGCCCCTCCTCAGCCCCAGACGCCTCCTCAGCCCCAGACGCCTCCTCAGCCCCAGCCATCTTCATCCTCTCAG cAAAGTAATGAGATGGAGTTGACATCAATAATGGCCAGACTCTGTCTCACGGAAACTGATATTAAagctca aCCTTCACCTCCGGATGGGTCAACCGCTCCGGTTGCGTCTCCCCAGACGCCTCCTCATCCCCAAACGCCTCCTCATCCCCAATCGCCTCCTCAGCCCCAAACGCCTCCTCAGCCCCAAACGCCTCCTCAGCCCCAAACGCCTCCTCAGCCCCAGACGCCTCCTCAGCCCCAGACGCCTCCTCAGCCCCAGACGCCTCCTCAGCCCCAGCCGTCTTCATCCTCTCAG cAAAGTAATGAGATGGAGCTGACATCAATAATGGCCAGACTCTGTCTCACGGAAACTGATATTAAagctca acATTCATCTCCTCACGGGCTGTTGGCTGATGTCACGCCACCTCAGGCCca ACTTTCACCTCCTCACAAACAAGCGCCTCCTCCCGCCTCACCTCCACAGTGTCGCGCTTTTAAGCGTCCGCCTCCTCCGTCACAGGTAGATTTAAACCGAAGCCTTCAGCAGAACTcaatattcattttaatttgttttaatatacGTGTATTTAATCTTCAGGATGAGATGAAGCCGACGCCAAAGACGGACAGTCGGAATAGGCTGTCGGCTGAGGTCACGCCGCCTCCGGCCCAGACACCATCGTCCGCTCAG caaaataAAGCAGACACTGCCGTGGCCGACTGTTCTTCAGTTTCTCAGTAA
- the LOC141369263 gene encoding uncharacterized protein isoform X1: MEPKPKRPRLCNTDIKAQHSSPHGLLTDVTPPQAQLSPPHRQAPPQASPAQRRAVKRPASLQDDPDEMEPTPKRKRLNGLAAEVTPPPAQTPSSSQQNKADAEEVECSSVSQPSPLQRHMPPPASRRRLWRPAPSSQDEMEPTPKRAKLNRLSAGVTPPPAQTPSSAQQNKADTAVADCSSVSQPSTNNSRPIRQVSPPASLPKRRALKRLAPSTSLVDLYQSPEQNKFN; this comes from the exons ATGGAGCCGAAGCCAAAGAGGCCCAGGCTGTGCAATACAGATATTAAagctca acATTCATCTCCTCACGGGCTGTTGACTGATGTCACGCCACCTCAGGCCca ACTTTCACCTCCTCACAGACAAGCGCCTCCTCAGGCCTCTCCTGCTCAGCGTCGTGCTGTCAAGCGTCCGGCGTCTTTACAG GATGATCCGGATGAGATGGAGCCGACGCCGAAGAGAAAGAGGCTAAATGGGCTGGCGGCTGAGGTCACGCCTCCTCCGGCCCAGACGCCATCATCCTCTCAG caaaataAAGCAGACGCTGAGGAGGTCGAGTGCTCTTCTGTGTCTCA ACCTTCACCTCTTCAGAGACATATGCCTCCTCCCGCCTCTCGTCGCCGTCTTTGGCGTCCGGCTCCGTCTTCACAG GATGAGATGGAGCCGACGCCAAAGAGGGCCAAACTTAACAGGCTGTCGGCTGGTGTCACGCCTCCTCCGGCCCAGACGCCATCATCCGCTCAG caaaataAAGCAGACACTGCCGTGGCCGACTGTTCTTCAGTTTCTCA ACCTTCAACTAATAACAGTCGGCCAATCCGGCAAGTGTCTCCTCCCGCCTCTCTTCCTAAACGTCGTGCTCTTAAGCGTCTGGCTCCATCCACTTCACTGGTAGATTTATACCAGAGCCCTGAACAAAacaaattcaattaa